GAcgcagacatacacacacagtacacacacctTTCACAAAGCAGAGTATAAGCTGCTGAAACAGCATTCCTTCTCATCCATAGAGTGTTGTTAACGTCTGCATGCATTCATCTGCCTGTGAAGACAATTAACAACACATCGCTATAGTTTATTTCACAGTGGATGCGAGATGATGCTGCTAAACTTTAGTTGCTATGGTCTGCTTTAACTGTTTGCTTGATATTTGtccatttcatcttttttttttgtaatcggATTTCCTTATTTTGTTGATGACTTTTATTATCAGTAAGAGAAGATACCCCAGTCGGACCAAGCCAGTAAAATATCTCCGACGAGGGAATAATGAGCAGCAGgcctttttaaaagtgaaagtgcCACGGTGAAACAAATGAACATATATACAAGATGGAATCTGACCGGGATGCTGTGATAGGGTCGGAGATTTTGAATTATGGATGTACCAAAACTGGTTTTGGGACATCCAGGACTTAAGCATTGTGGGTTGTAATGAACAATGTAACCTGATGTTAATTATTGGTATATTCATTTAAGCAGGTTTAGGCTGTAGATTTGGATCATTGTTAAAGGATAAATTAACATTTGTTACGTCTATCACACTCACATGTACACTGAGAGAGCTGAATTAGTTGCTGTGATTATTTCTCCATTACACAGTGACGGCAAGAGGAACAGGAACAACAACCAATGACTCTTTTCATTGTACATGCCAGAAATGCCAGAAAACAAGTGACTACTTGTCCACATTTACTGTCAAATTACTCTGTTAACAAATTGTTTAACTGCAAAGCATTCTGCATATCTTTGTCACAGCCTCTTTAATTATCAACCAGTTGTCCCGGTGAATTCAGTGGTGTCACAGTTTGCTGTCTCCAAATTCTATTGAGTTACcagtacatgtacatttttggaGACATTTGTGAAACAACAGTTAACAAGATGACAACAGAAAACAGTTGATGCATAGTCCCTCTCTGATTTATGATTAAAGATGTGCGTGTGAGTTTTCTCAACATGGATACTCTGGTCTTTAAGGACTAGTTAAGACTAGTACTGAATATTGGATTCTGAGAGAATCAAACCAGATTTCGATGGAGGTAGATTTCAGGTTGTCTCTCCTGGAGGGGTGCTGGATAAGGTCTCATTGCTCagttattttaactgttttgtgTACGCCATCTCATTTCCAGGTTTAATCAAGCAAGTTAAAGTGGTGTGCTTGGCTGACCACATCTGTAATGTATACATACGGTGTAAACGCCGCTGATCTACCAGTGTGACTTAACTTTCCCCCTTCTCCTGTTATCGTCGTCATGGAGCAGTGAGAGAGATCGTCCCGGGCGATTCCCTGGAGGTGCCAAACGAAGCCGCCATGTCGGTGACCGTTCACGAGAATCGCAAATCCCGTACCAGCACGGGCTCCATGAACATCTCGCTGTTCCACAAGCCCTCGCACCCCGACAGCGTCCTGACCCACCTGAACACGCTGAGGAAACAGTGCATGTTCACCGATGTCACCCTGTGGGCCGGGGATCGCTCTTTCCCATGCCACAGGTAAACCCACGCTGACAACACATTTAACTTTCAATTCAACAGATGCAACCTTCCCAACCTATGATTCTGACATATCACTGACTAAATgctgtctttgtgtcttgcaGGGCTGTCTTGGCGGCGTGCAGTCGTTATTTTGAGGCCATGTTCAGCGGCGGGCTACGAGAAAGTCTGGATAGTGATGTCAATTTCAGAGACAGTATACACCCTGAGGTAATGCTACTGTTACTGAGGACAGTTATACAGCTTAAAGCTTCTGGGCTCTGTAATGTCAAATTGTATCAAAAAGTTATTTGGTATTAATGCATCCAAAGAGTTTACAACCATTACAACTGTTTCCCCCTACTAAGAATATACCTGAGTCAAATCTGATTGGCAAGCCTTGACCATCTAtgagtgtttttacatttttttcttattatcttaagaagaaaaaataaaaaatgaaattatcaTTAGATTACCTCTAGAGAAAGAGATGCAAGCCACAAACGGCTGTTTCTAAGTGCCTCTCTCTGCTGATTTTAGAGAATCATAAATTCCAAAATGTATCTAGCGCTCCATAATTCTGAAACATTAGCATCATTTTAATCTTGAAAAGTCCTGCAAAACCgtataatgcaaaaaaaattcaccgcattttatatatatatatatatatatatatatatatatatatatatatatatatatatatatttattttctgggTCCTTGCATTCAATTACAGttcttgaaaagaaaatcacaatcGGCAAAAATCGCAATCGCCGAGTCAGACTTATAAAATCAGAAATTGGAATTGGCCAAGAAAATTGCAAAAGATGCATCTTTAAATGCAACTCAGTTTGCATGGGGATTTATTCTACACACTAAGGAGATTGATTGAAAGCACAAGTTATGtaatttcttttgtttaaacagttttattaaTAGACTGATATTTATGCCAAACGGGTGCAATCATGATTTATTGGGAGACACCTAGCAATAATATGTGAAGTCAGACAATGCCGCACCCCCTCTCCAAAATGGAATGATCCTTTGTTTCATAAACATATTTCACGCCACTGGGACCATTTGACTTTGAGATTGACAGTTGAATAAGCATCCTTATATCGAATATTCGATAGCATACTAGGCAGCGATTCCCCAACCTAATGTGAATGTGCTGTTTGTCTAAAAATGCTCCCAGAACCTGGATAATATCGGCATATCCAAAATGTAATATCTAGTTTACATTCCCGGTATCAAATTTGGAAAATTGTGATATTCGGAATAACTAGAATATTAGTGTTATGTAAATATAGTTGAACATACTGTAATGTCAGTGGTTAATTCTATGCTCTTCCAGGTTTTAGAGCTTCTGCTGGACTTCGCCTATTCCTCCCGAGTCATCATAAACGAGGAGAACGCCGAGTCGTTGCTGGAGGCGGGCGACATGTTGCAGTTTCATGACATTCGGGACGCAGCGGCAGAGTTTTTAGAAAAGAACCTGCACTCCTCCAACTGCCTGGGGATGATGCTGTTATCAGACGCACATCAGTGCAAAAGGCTGTACGAGCTGTCGTGGAGGATGTGTCTGTTACACTACGAGACGGTAACGATGGTTTGCATTGTTTTCTGGCTTCTTGCAGCAACCTAGTCACCTATACATCTCTTATTAGTGTGATTATAGACGACTAAATTAAAGTTGGCAGCTGTCCCTCCCTCAGCCATCATCTCCCTCTCATCACTCGATTAGAGTTGGCAGCTGTAATATAGATAGACCGTGTGTTGCAGATATCACGATTTACAGGTTTAATGTGCGACGCGTGTAATCAAAGCGTTGGTGTGTCCTTTAGGTGAGAGAATCCGAGGATTTCTATAGTCTGTCTAAAGATAAACTGCTGGAGCTCATCCTCAGCGATGAGCTGGAAATAGAAGATGAACAGGTGAGTGGTCCTCTCTATTCCTttactgttcatttattttctacttttctctTCCTGAATTAAATTGCTAATGCTAAGGCTTCCTGACAATCAATCCTACGAGGCAGATACAACatcttttactattttttatgcCCTATTTTTGTCCCAAATATTCCCAAATCAGTTGCAAATAATTCATGAAATCCGGTAATTGATAACCaaactttctgtgtgtttccaaATGCATTTCGTTCCATCCGTTATAGCAACATGTGATAGCAACAGCGTCTGCACCAGCTAAATGTTTCTTTCCGAATATATGATCGTTGTTTTTGACTTGTGGCAGGTGGTGTTCAACTCTGTGATGCGGTGGGTTCGGTACGACCTGGAGGGTCGGCGTCACCACTTACCGGAGCTGCTGAGGGGCATCAGGCTGGCTCTGCTGCCGTCCGAGTGTCTGCTGGAGGCCGTGGCCTGTGAGGAGCTGGTCATGGCCGACAAGAGGAGCAGGTATGGCTTTTCAGGGGCGGTGTAAATCGATACAAAAAGCTCTGGCGTCCGTCTCTATTTCAATTTCTGCTACCTAAGTATAGAATAAACAAGTTACACATTTAGAAATACCAGGAAATATTGCTTATGTACAGCATCGTCTCACCCTTGCTCTCCTTGCAGATTTCATACTGGTAGAACTGAAGTTACACTCAGCAACTACTGTTTCCCTGTATAAGCATTAAGCATATAATTGGGCATAGCAGGCTATCTACTCTGATAAGAATCCTCTGAAGTCCATTAAGGATACACTATGTTTAGTACAAGATTCAAAAGCATTGATTTATTGACCAACAGATACATTAGGGGCTTGGTGTGAAACTCaatgtgtttttccttgttGAAAAGTTCAGTGTGATTGAAATCAGGGAAAAATCTTGAAATCAACTCAAAACACTGAATTATTTCACAAATTCAGatgttcctctcctctcttgtttcctctcctctccctttcttgtgtttcctctcctctcttctttccctctatactctcatctcctcttttgtttcctttcctgtttcctctcctctactgtttccctctgtcctctcctctcttgtttcctatCATCTCTTCTTTCgtctcctttctttttcctctcctgtcctGTCTCTTATTTCCTCTATGCTTTTCCCCTTTCCCttttatcctctcctctcttgtttcttttcctgtttcttctcctctcctctttccctctatcctctcttctcccgtttcctctcctctcctctttccctctctcctacCCTCTCCTCCCTTgttccatctcctctcctctttctatctgtcctctcctctacttattaatttcttcctctgctctcttcttTCCCTCTGTCTTCTCTACTCCTCTTTTGTATCCTCTCCTCCCCACTTTCCCGCTCTGCTCTTCCCCCCCTCCCTGCTGCTTTCCgcttctctttccctctctccttccctttcctATCCActcctcttttgctctctcctctcctttcctctacTTTCCATTGAAGTCTTTCAATATTGAGCTATGAACCTGAGGGGGTGTCTTTAAAGGAGACTTGTGGGAATAATGTCGTAAAGACATTATGTGACAAACATAATATGTTTTTACTCTCCTCTGCAGGTCAATAGTAGAAGAGGCGATGCAGTGTAAGAAGAAAATCCTTCAGAACGACGGAGTAGTGACTAGTCCCTGTGCTCGGCCGCGTAAGGCAGGCCACACGCTGCTTATACTGGGAGGCCAGACCTTCATGTGTGACAAGATATACCAGGTGAAGACATAAACACAGTCCTGTTATACTTGGATGACCTGTTTTCATGTGTGACAAGATACTGCATGTGTTTTAGTATAAGGTTTCCTGTTCCTGTTTCCTGCAGTGTTTTGTATTTAATCCTAGCTTTCATTCCCTTGTTAAATATAATTAGCTAGGAGGCATTAGCTCAGTTTGTAAAGTAGTATTAAAAGATCATTGAGTTCAGTTCCTGGCTGTGACAGATTACACACAGCAGCTCAACTTCAAAATGGGGAAATTACAGGAGATTACCAGAAAAATGGGTTTCAGAATTCTTGCTTGAATAACACATGGTGGTTAAACAAGGGCTGTTGGATGCATACCATGTAATCGCAAAATCTGCCAGCCATAGTTAAAAGGGTTGGTGGTTTGATTCCAGTGTCTTCCTGTCCACATGTCACTGCCCTTAGGCAATACACTGACACCCACATTAGTCCTGGTGTATgtctgtggtaaaaaaaaaaaatcaattaattttaatttggatagccaaatatcacaaatcGCAAATTTGCCTCATGTGAGTGAACAGAATAAAGCACATCATATCATACATAGTGAATCCATATGACAGAAATGAGAGCAGTAGTAGcagaaataatgtaaacaaattaatgtcatttaaaaattgttattatcattCCAAGATGACATCCATTTATGTACAGTAAATACCAAAGATTAACACATACATATAAGAAAAACCAATACTCAACTCAAAAGATTCAACTCATCACTCAATGTTCCCAAGTCATACACCTGCTTCCAGCCATCCACATGTGCAATACTGCTTAAAATCTTaacatacaaaatgtattttctttgtttaaaaatatttccGTTTAAGTTCGTCTTTTTATTGCCCTCAATTAATATTCCTTTAAGAAACTCAATAATAACCATTGTTGATGGACCATTTTTAGGTTGACCATAAAGCCAAGGAGATCATACCTAAGGCAGACCTCCCCAGCCccaggaaggagttcagtgcgTGTGCCATTGGCTGTAAGGTTTACGTCACAGGAGGAAGGGGGTCAGAGAACGGAGTCTCTAAAGACGTCTGGATCTACGACACTGTCCACGAGGAGTGGTCCAAAGGAGCACCCATGCTGATAGCCAGGTGAGTTAGATATGTAACATtataataaacagaaatgtaattaaagcaTAACATTCTGATTACAACTTTACTTTATCTCACTTAAATAGTTGACAGCTATGGAATATGTCAAATAGAGGTCCTTGAGACAAAAAGATTGGAAAACAACAGGTCTaaagtttacacacacatattgtggGAATTCTCCTTCCCAGGTTTGGCCATGGTTCAGCTGAGCTGGAGAATAGTCTCTACGTTGTTGGAGGTCATACAGCCATAGCGGGAGTTTTTCCTgcctctccatctgtctccctcAAACAGGTATTGAATTCTTTTTAGGATAATAGTTTaagaattttattttgtgtcacgTACACAAGTACATTACGCCTGTATTCTTATTGTTATCAGGTGAAATATCTGTCTCAACTTGCAAACATTATTCAACTTTAAGTCTGTTTGAAatcaaatatgaaatgtattaaagtgTTGATGTATAATATCCTCCTAGGTGGAGCGGTATGACCCCCTCAATAATAAATGGACCATGATGGCTCCTCTCAGAGATGGAGTCAGTAATGCAGCAGTGGTCAGTGCCAAACTCAAACTCTTTGTTTTCGGAGGGACAACCATACATAGAGACAAGGCCTCCAAGGTCGGTGGATTTGTACGTTAACCTTCCTTATAATTCCTCACAAAGCAAATATCCACATTCCAcaattcagtttttaaataactaaataaactaCTATGGCTGAATCTATCGTCTTACTTCCTGTGTCTTCCATGTCCAGGTCCAATGCTACGACCCCATAGGTAACCGCTGGAATATTGCGGCCGAATGCCCCCAGCCTTGGCGCTACACGGCGGCGGCTGTTTTAGGCAGCCAGATCTTCATCATGGGGGGCGACACCGAATTCACCGCCGTCTCCGCCTATCGCTTCGACTGTGAAACCAACCAGTGGACTCGGGTGGGGGACATGACGTCCAAGCGGATGAGCTGCCACGCCGTTGCCTCGGGGAATAAGCTGTACGTGGTCGGGGGCTATTTCGGGACGCAGCGGTGTAAAACGTTGGACTGTTACGACCCCACGTCAGACAGTTGGAACTCCATCACCACCGTGCCTTATTCTCTGATCCCCACCGCCTTTGTCAGCACATGGAAACACCTACCTGCCTAACCGGGAGAACACCAGGAGACAATAATTTCAGGTACATTCTCAAGACTGACACTAACTGAAAATATAGTCTGCTTTCTGGAGGCTTGTTCTGACCGAACCCACTGCAATGTTTTTGTGGTCTGCTTTTATTTGCCTTGTTGAAAACATCAATCCCCTCTAAGACTGGGTATTGGTACAAGATAGTTTTAAGTTATCCCAAAGATAACCCAGAAACAAGTGGTAttgaaacttctccagtcaGACGGTACCTTCAATCAACCCTTTTTATGCCCATATGTAGAAAAAGATTCCCATTTTTATGGTTTATGGCTTGCAGCCAATCTCCACAAACATTCTTCGATTTAATGTGATGTGTGATTCACTCACTACCTCAGCAGCTACAACCCATACATCTGGCACAGTGAACACGTAGATGTCTGAGCAGGCAGCTAGAAGCTAAACAGAGCTAACACCTGCAACAGTGCTGATAAAACTAACAGCGTTAAACTGAGGGGGAAACTGGATGGTTGCCGTGACGCTTAAAAGACAATGTGGTCCCGCTGCCGTGGGTTGGGGACGGCTTTATCTTCGGTAACAACTGTATGACGTACAGATGCTTGtccatttacatttacacacagcTTCTATTCACATTATGGATATCAAATTAATTACTCTAATGGTATCGCTATCACTTTAAGGTGACTGTTATTTGTACTGTGTGGTGGAAATTACACAATTTATACTAATACACAATTTATACTAatactatctatgtcccgagatgagtctcaatgagcgttgaaataatgatcaaataacaaattaatgtctttgcggtattttatttctttgcatcaAAGAGGCAGAGATTTACAGGATCACAGGGAGTGATATATCACCCCTGGCATAACACCTTCACACAGTGTAACtcaacatacagagagacaaggtTTTCCCGGCCTTTTgagtacattatattacagtacattacattacagtacatatatggtgcaaaacctttacactatatacttccaacatacactaatataattttccattgcAACTGCCAATGGAATTTTCAACGATCTGAATTCATTTTATAGCTTCTCTTCACATAGGGCTTTTAAGACACGTTTTTAAGTTGCCCATCTCACACATAAATGACGAAACTGATAGATCgataatatatttctattttaatcaaTGCAGATGTCTTCACTTCATTTATGTACAGTGATACAAACTTGCATTTTATAGCCTAACTGCAATGATTGTACGTTGGGCTCTGAGCGCTGCCAAAACAAGGATGACCTACACTCCATGCTGTGCCTGAATGCATCCTTTGGAGACACACGTAGCACTAAAGCTGCTGCTCCTGAGAAATTGTGTTTACTGCAAATCTTATCTCCCACAGTGAAAAATGCTTTCACATGCATCTTTTCATTGACCGGATATGGACTTTCCTCTCAATTTTGCTTGTTTCCCGTCTGAACTCAACTTCAGACGCATTTTCATTTGGCGAaattgaaaccaaaacaaatatggGTGACGGAGCAGTCTTTCAAAGTGGAACACAAACTTGCATAATTAAGGGCTACCCGTTTCCTGTTTTTAcctattttcattaaaaacaggTGGATCTTTCTTCAGATCATCATCATTCAAAACCACCAAGAACGAGCCGTTCTTAAAAAAGAatcatcagttaaaaaaatgtagctaacaaacttttttttcagcttaATCGAGTTGTGACTTCATATCCTGGTCTGCAGAGCATACGCCCACACAGTCAGCACTTTGCAGGGAATAATGATAAATGATTGATTGGAGTCTGGCACTGCGTCTCTCGAAAAATGATTTACAGTACTTAAACTGATTTATGTCATGTGGAGTCGCTGCAGTACAAAAAAATCAGTACCGAAGCACACAAATCCATTGTGTTGATAAAAGCTCTAAGACTGACTGAGTTAACAACTAACCTTCCTCTAAATAACACATGCAGTAAAATGGAATATAGAATTAAATGCTTGGTAAATATTAAGTGAAGTAGGTTGAAGAGAACCTCTATGTATTTATGTCTGACGTTGCTGCAGTCATTTACAGGACTGGGTTAGATTATATGTTCAACAGAGCTTCTTTCTAACCACACTGGACCACAGGTCACAGTGACTCTAAGTTGTCTGTGAATGTGAGCCTGAATGGTCGTCATAATGTGTCAACCATGTGATTGACTGGCGACCTCCAGCCCAATGTCAGGTTGGATCGTCTGTCCAATCATCAATAATGCCCAAAGTCTTTTAGTGTTTCCCCCTATGACGGTACCcaaaaaaatctcttttaatGTCATAGATAACAGAAGATTCactataatgataatgataaccTGCTACTGTTGCTTTCACTGGTTAAAATGACAACACCACTTAAcataaactttttttacttgatGGCATATCAAAATCAAACTTTGTTGTTGTCGGGTTCATGTGCTCTCTGAGGGATGGTGTCTGTACTCAGCCAAAGGTCGTTTATGAGGCAAGAGAAGCTTAACT
This is a stretch of genomic DNA from Anoplopoma fimbria isolate UVic2021 breed Golden Eagle Sablefish chromosome 19, Afim_UVic_2022, whole genome shotgun sequence. It encodes these proteins:
- the LOC129108453 gene encoding kelch-like protein 25 isoform X1; its protein translation is MQNPPHLLTVSACAWVSNLCHLREIVPGDSLEVPNEAAMSVTVHENRKSRTSTGSMNISLFHKPSHPDSVLTHLNTLRKQCMFTDVTLWAGDRSFPCHRAVLAACSRYFEAMFSGGLRESLDSDVNFRDSIHPEVLELLLDFAYSSRVIINEENAESLLEAGDMLQFHDIRDAAAEFLEKNLHSSNCLGMMLLSDAHQCKRLYELSWRMCLLHYETVRESEDFYSLSKDKLLELILSDELEIEDEQVVFNSVMRWVRYDLEGRRHHLPELLRGIRLALLPSECLLEAVACEELVMADKRSRSIVEEAMQCKKKILQNDGVVTSPCARPRKAGHTLLILGGQTFMCDKIYQVDHKAKEIIPKADLPSPRKEFSACAIGCKVYVTGGRGSENGVSKDVWIYDTVHEEWSKGAPMLIARFGHGSAELENSLYVVGGHTAIAGVFPASPSVSLKQVERYDPLNNKWTMMAPLRDGVSNAAVVSAKLKLFVFGGTTIHRDKASKVQCYDPIGNRWNIAAECPQPWRYTAAAVLGSQIFIMGGDTEFTAVSAYRFDCETNQWTRVGDMTSKRMSCHAVASGNKLYVVGGYFGTQRCKTLDCYDPTSDSWNSITTVPYSLIPTAFVSTWKHLPA
- the LOC129108453 gene encoding kelch-like protein 25 isoform X2 encodes the protein MSVTVHENRKSRTSTGSMNISLFHKPSHPDSVLTHLNTLRKQCMFTDVTLWAGDRSFPCHRAVLAACSRYFEAMFSGGLRESLDSDVNFRDSIHPEVLELLLDFAYSSRVIINEENAESLLEAGDMLQFHDIRDAAAEFLEKNLHSSNCLGMMLLSDAHQCKRLYELSWRMCLLHYETVRESEDFYSLSKDKLLELILSDELEIEDEQVVFNSVMRWVRYDLEGRRHHLPELLRGIRLALLPSECLLEAVACEELVMADKRSRSIVEEAMQCKKKILQNDGVVTSPCARPRKAGHTLLILGGQTFMCDKIYQVDHKAKEIIPKADLPSPRKEFSACAIGCKVYVTGGRGSENGVSKDVWIYDTVHEEWSKGAPMLIARFGHGSAELENSLYVVGGHTAIAGVFPASPSVSLKQVERYDPLNNKWTMMAPLRDGVSNAAVVSAKLKLFVFGGTTIHRDKASKVGGFVQCYDPIGNRWNIAAECPQPWRYTAAAVLGSQIFIMGGDTEFTAVSAYRFDCETNQWTRVGDMTSKRMSCHAVASGNKLYVVGGYFGTQRCKTLDCYDPTSDSWNSITTVPYSLIPTAFVSTWKHLPA